The Deltaproteobacteria bacterium nucleotide sequence TCTTGCCCATGCCTTAGTCGACTCACTCCTCAAAGAAATCGGCCTCAATGGCAGTGACATTCAGGGTCTGACGGCAGGAGTCGCCATCGCCAATCACGACGAGAAAACCGAGGCAAGCAAATAGCGACTACGACAACACGAGGTGATGTAAGTCCTCAGGAGTGTCAACCACAAGCTGTGGAGGGTGAGCCCGGATCCCCTCCGCGCCAAATCCCCACGTCACTCCACAGGTGACGACCCCTGCCGCGCGGCCTGTCTCAACATCAATATGCGAATCGCCAATCAGCAACGTCTGTGCGAGTGGAATCCCCGAGAGACTCTGCAAGCGAAGGACACCCTGCGGATCAGGCTTTCTCACAGGAAGTGTATCTCCTCCAACAATAGCAGTGAAATATTGAACGAGGTGCACCCCAGATAGAATTGTACGACTGGGCACTTCTGGCTTATTTGTTAATACT carries:
- a CDS encoding HAD-IA family hydrolase; the protein is MPRFTHLIFDLDGTLVDSRADLAAATNAMLVSFDLPPLSLEQITSYIGDGARVLVQRALGRERAELVSQGFAVFMEYYLAHLLDWTRPYDGIPTLLAAARAQGRILSVLTNKPEVPSRTILSGVHLVQYFTAIVGGDTLPVRKPDPQGVLRLQSLSGIPLAQTLLIGDSHIDVETGRAAGVVTCGVTWGFGAEGIRAHPPQLVVDTPEDLHHLVLS